AATGCGAAACTGGCTCACCAGCGGAATCGGGGACTGCTTGCCGGGCCGCATGTTTGCCAACGCAACGGCATCTGGTCGAGAAATGCTCATCCAGTTCTGGGCGACCTCATCACGCAGTTCGTTGGTATCAGGCAGCGCAAGTCGCGCCTTGTAGAATTGTTGGTTGTGAGCACCCAGGTTGTGGATCAGCCATGTATCCGAAAGACCAGGGGTAGCAATCAGAACGGCTAGTTCCCGTCTCAATTCATCGGGGAATGAAGGATGCAGCCAGCCGCCACGCCTCACCAACCGCAGCTTGCGATCCGCATCAACACCAGAGTTGAGCAGTCCGACGTCAAATTTCATAACCAAGCCCCGGTTGAAGATACCATTTCTGCACCAAAGTCAGGTCATTGGATGCAGAGACGTTCACATCTGAAGACCGATGCGTCTTGGCCATTTACAGACGAAGGCTCAAGCAACCGGGCAGGAACCTGACTGAACAGCCTCCGACGTTGCCTTCGGGCGGGAACCGAGATCGCGTTGGCGAAATTGAGCACGCGAGATTTGGCTTAGCGGATAGGCGTCAACTGCATATGCTCTAGAATGCCCGCTAAGGTACCACCAGACTCGAAAGCAGCGTCGGCGCATCCTTTATGCGGAATAGGTTGTCCGCCGTCAGCACCAATGGCACAGATTTGAGGTTGTGATTTAAGGAGGATTTGGGCTTCGTCGTAGTGACGAAGGAACGAAGATGAAGCCCAAATCCTCCTATTCAAAATCGCCGTCGAAGGCCCCTGCGGAGCAGGTGGTGAAGGATATCCGGCGGCAGACCCGGCGGCACTTCTCTGCCGAGGACAAGATCCGCATCGTGCTTGAAGGCCTTCGCGGCGAGGACAGCATTGCCGAGCTGTGCCGCAAGGAAGGCATCGCGCAAAGCCTGTACTACACCTGGTCGAAGGAGTTCATGGAAGCGGGCAAGCGCCGCCTGGCGGGCGACACTGCCCGTGCCGCGACCACCGGCGAGGTGCAGGATCTGCGCCGCGAAGCGCGTGCCCTGAAGGAATGCGTGGCCGACCTGACACTCGAAAACCGTCTGCTGAAAAAAAGCATGATCGCGGATGGGGGCGACGACGAATGAGGTATCCCGCATCCGAAAAGCTCGAGATCATCCGGATCGTCGAGCAGTCGCACCTGCCCGCCAAACGCACGCTGGACAAGCTCGGCATCGCCCGCCGGACGTTCTACCGTTGGTATGACCGTTATCTTGGGGGCGGGCCGGAAGCGTTACAGGATCGGCCATCGGCGCCGAGCCGCGTGTGGAACCGCATCGGTGACGACATCCAGAACCAGATCATCGAAATGGCGCTGGAAGCCGACGCGACCAATCTCAGCCCCCGCGAACTGGCGGTGCGCTTCACCGACGAGAAGCGCTACTTCGTATCGGAATCCACGGTTT
The sequence above is a segment of the Croceicoccus naphthovorans genome. Coding sequences within it:
- a CDS encoding IS3 family transposase (programmed frameshift), yielding MKPKSSYSKSPSKAPAEQVVKDIRRQTRRHFSAEDKIRIVLEGLRGEDSIAELCRKEGIAQSLYYTWSKEFMEAGKRRLAGDTARAATTGEVQDLRREARALKECVADLTLENRLLKKHDRGWGRRRMRYPASEKLEIIRIVEQSHLPAKRTLDKLGIARRTFYRWYDRYLGGGPEALQDRPSAPSRVWNRIGDDIQNQIIEMALEADATNLSPRELAVRFTDEKRYFVSESTVYRLLKAHDLITSPAYVVIKAADQFHTKTTRPNEMWQTDFTYFKIIGWGWMYLSTVLDDFSRYIIAWKLCTNMRAEDVTETLDLALAASGCDSATVLHKPRLLSDNGPSYIAGELAEYIEANKMSHVRGAPMHPQTQGKIERWHQTLKNRILLENYFLPGDLEAQIEAFVEHYNHQRYHESLNNVTPADAYFGRAPAIIERRERIKRQTIEYRRLQHRKLAA